The segment AATATTGATTAAAAACTTTTTATGGTAATTATTTCTGTGCAGACTTAAACAAAAGTGTGCTTGTGTAGCATTGACAATGTGTGCAGCCCTGTATTTACTGGATGTCACAGACAGAATCCATCATTatgagcttacaatgtaatttgTACTACCTGAGGCACAATAAGACAAAGTGGCACGCCCAGTGCAAAAAAGGAATAAGTGGTGTGTCTAGAACTGGATGCACTCCTACAGTAGAGTGCTAGAAGTCATAGTGGGATTTACCACTAAACTTTTGCAATGAATTGATTGTAATATCTACATAGAAGCACATGTACTTTATTTCAGCTCCCATGTAAAACCTAAACATAAGAAAGTGAAGCACAAAAGTCAGATTGTAATACGAACGTTAATTCATctcattaaaacaaaaaaaaaaatatatatatatatacatacatttttttttaacaatgggGAGCTAATTTGTGTGTGGCATTTAAAAAAGTAGAGAAATGAAGGAAACATCTTACCAGGAAAAAGTAAATCAGCAACCACATGACAAAGGAGAATTCAACTCCCCTACTCTGAACCATGACAGATTAATTGCACACAGGATAACTGCTGACCTTTTATATGAAAAACTTAAGTGAACTAGAAGTTTAGGTTTGGTGTGCGTTACATACAGAATGTGATGGGTAAGATGGTCAGTTACTCATACTGTAGAGCAAGTTATGGGTAACTTGATTACAAGAAAACAACCATATTAGGAGGTTCACTTGAGGGTCATTCTATAAAGAACAAAGCTCGAGGCTTAGGTTACCTGAGCCATGAGATATGATTACCACCTTGTAAACATCAAAGATATCTATTGTTCTTTGTATTATGCATGAATTCTTCCTTTCTAGTTGATAAAGGGTCCATCAGGAAAACAAAATCTTGTAATTAACATGAGTAGAGCTGCCAGCTCTCAACATCAGCATCAGGCGATCAAAGGGGCATCTGTCACATTGCTGCACAGAGAGCTGACAGTTAAACAAAGGAATACAAATTACAAAATTGACATTGTACAATGAATGTGGAATTTAAGATCATGTCCTGGAAATTTGTAATTCCTTTTCTGAACTATCCACACAATTTTATGGGAAAAGCTATGGAGATCCATTAACCAAATTCTGTATTCTTAATTGTCACTGCACGACAGCACATAATCCCCCCCACGTCTTCTCcatgatgagagaaaatgcaacattgcttttatgaaaaattaaacacaaacacaagttaaaaaaaaaaaaaaagaactttattTTGTCATATTTTACACCTTCACTTCTACATTTAAGTGACATATAAGCTTTTATCATCCGTTCAATGGCTTTGCCTTATTTATGGAAATGACCACAGTTTGAGAAGTCCTCAGTGATGCAGTGTTTTGCAATACTAAAATAATGTGATGATTTTATATGTTTAAACATTAATAAAGAAGCATATATTTTATAATTAAGGGCATTACTTAATAGCTTTGCTGTTTAATGGATCTGCAAACAGATAGTGAATGTCAAAATTCTAGTTCTGCTAAAATTCCTATGTATGTGGACCCTAAAGCTTTTAGGTGGGGCATGTACTTATTAACTCATGTTCTCAGCGCTTTTGTGAAAATAGCAAACAGTCAGAAAAGCAGTCAACCAAATAGTAGATGGCCACCACAGCCtggtataaaaaaaattgtactcCTTGCTCAAAGTAATAACTCCTGTACTTTTTAAATTTACAAATTACTTCATTTTGGGGCTCGTTTATAAGTAGTAACACTTCCTGTTCTTATAGAATAAATATAGCATCAAGTTCATTTTGAAATCTAGTCTAAAGGGCTTTGCAAAATGGTGTTCTCCCGAAATCAAATCTATTACAACTTATTTTCAATGGCATTTCGCCAACGATTAACATTTTGTAACGCAAAAGCGAATGTGCTTAAATTCTGTCTGCATGTATCAACACTTAAGTATGTAAGTCACCTGAAAACTTTTCCCCCAACTATTTTATTGTATCAAATAAGATAACATTCTGACCATAGAAATAGCCAAATGTTGGCCAGATTTAAGCTATCAGAATCTGAATTTCAGAGTCCTGGTACAATTAAGTGTAAAAATCTCAAATACTGAGAATTTTAAAGCACTGTTCACCTAAATTGAAAGATTTGATAATTAACAGGTTTGTGTTTAGTGGCCAATAGCAACACTGTGCAAAAACTACATAGTGATCTAAGTTAACACCTTTGAATAGCAGTCAAATAAAAGTATCATAAAAAAAAACAGCGTCTTAAAATAGATTTTCATATAGATTATAGTTAGAAGTAGAACGTTTACAACAAAATATTCAGTTACGTTCACTTaattaaatcatttattttcAAAATGTATTCCAAGAACGTGTTGCTTGACTTCTTAATTAGTAAGAAATAAATGaggcaaacattttttttctgagaTTTCACAAAATGGAAAGTATGGACTATTGACAACTGACGAGAATGGTTATTCAAATTAAAGCGTAAACAAAATTCATAACCCAATGGTACCAACTGAAAAAAGGCTTAGGAGGTTCAGATTTTTACTGCAGTCTGCGATAACTTTTACATAATTCATGGTCCCTAATGTCTCCCCAGCCTCCATTTTTTACGTGGGGGGAAATTGCGTTCATAGAGTACCGCGTGCTAATCACGAAGCTCTCAGGAAACATATACTGTTGGTTGCTTGCAAACAAAGCCTCGATTTTGGCACTTTCTGTATTCGGTTTACAAGACTTCTTATGGTGCATGCCACAACTTCCAGTGTGATAAATCCTAGCAACTTCAGGGACCATGACTTTCCAGAATTTAGGAAGACATGTAACCGTCAAGGACTGAAGGGTCCAGTCCCAATTATAGTCATCATAAGAGCAGAAGGCATCAGTGCATTGGATCAGTTTTTGATAAGCATCTCTGTTCATTGCCATGCCCATATTGTGCTCTGTGGACTTCCATGTTTTCACCTCCACTTTATCGGCTTTTTCAGAGAATGCCAGGGGACGGGTGTACGTTCCGAGAGTCAGCACATCGCAGTCTGCGCACTCTTCATTTTTCTTATTCCACATTTTCTTAAGGATATAATAAAAATCTGGGGCCAAGTAGTGATCTTCTTCAATTAACAAAACCAGACCCTTGTGGTCTTTTAACACCTTGATTCTCTCCCACACAAAATGCAGCTTCCACCACCAGTGGTGTTTGGTTTGGGAGAATTTGGCTTCACGGTAGTGTCCAAAAGAATCTGGGTATTCCGCATTGATGCAGCCAAGTTTCACAGCATCTTTTTTCTCTATGTCCCTTGGACAATCTTTAGGGTCGTTCCCTGGAAATTCGTTGGGGTACAGTTGGATGCTGAAGGGGAAGAAAATCTGGAGCACTTGACAAAAATCCACACCCGCAATAATCTGGTTTATTTCCGGGGACCAATAATCGTGGCTAAAAATTAACAGCACGTTCTCGATGCCCTTTGCATTTCGCAGGGAATCCATGAGAAATCTCAAATACTCTGGACGATTGTGCACTTGGACTACCACAACCACGTCATCTGGCGGACGGTTTGCCACGGTCTCCAAGTTTTTGATGGTTTGGTCAAAATTCAACTGGAAAACCACTGACCTGTACACCAAGGTCATGTTATCCACCTCTGGCTTTTGTACCTTTTCTGCCACGGACTCGTTGGACAGTTTCCTAATGCCTGGCGACACGTGGCCCTTACCCATGCTTTTCTCGACCTCTGACTCCTGGACATAGTCATTTTTCTTCTGCCTGCCGCTGTTCCACAAAACTAAGCAGCAGGCGGCCACCACCAGGGTTAGGATGATCACTTTCCTTTTGTATATTCTGCACCTCATGGTATAGGCGATCTGAGGGGCGGCAGGAACAAAAATCCCCGGACCTGGATGGTGCTACCCAGATCAAAGCCCAGGAAGgggaattaaaacaaaaaaaaacacagttatcTTCGGCTAACTCATCTTTGCCTGCGGTGGGGAGGAGTGCAGCACAGCCATGGGGCCGCTCACATATACCATGtttcccgcccccaccccctggtCTCCCGCACACTGACAGGGGGGCCGCACACACGAATAATGACTGGCTGGGTCCAGGCTTCCAAGCATCTGCCGGAGGGACACGGGGCGAGCTGCCTTCCACTGCTCCAGCCCGAGCGGCCCTACAAGAGAGGAGAAGgaaatgtattcatttttgtTTCCCCCTCTCGGGTACATCACTactacaccccctccccacccccctcctccaccacacacacaaacgaaGGCTGGCGGGTCACGGAACCGGCACCGACCTCCCTCCTTCAGGACCGGGAGCGCACCGGCCTCCTCAACagcagcggcggcggcccggCGCGCTCTAGGCAACCGTTTGACACCTGTTTGGCAGAGGCGCGCGAAACCTCACCTGGGCGGCACGCGCtccagtgtcagcagcagcagcaggctcgAGGCTCGGTGACGCTGCCTtgtagcctctctctctccccctccccccggaaAGTGGCCACGCCTCCTCAGCGACCTGATTGGCTGCGGAGGGCCTTGACGCTACCGCTGCGGATAGGCGGCGCGGTTGGTCCGGCCGCCCTGCCAATCATAAGGTCACCAGGacgacggggtgggggggagataggttTTATTTGCGGTCTCGAGGCGTAGACGCGTATGACGTTTGTACGGAGTAGAACTCGTGCCCGGAAGCGGTTCCGTTAATCATCCAATGAACAGAACCGCTGAGCTTTGGGGCGTGACCACGCGCTTGCCTGAGCTTCAGCCAATGAGAAGCGTTGTCGTGTTTGTCAGGCCGGCTCTGTGGGAGTAACTGGTGacttgtcagtgtgtatgtacatTACATTGCACTATAACACCACCCTTATTATGGGCATGTGAGAGCAGCAGCTTATTCTTTAAATACAGGTGACTCTTATTCCTTGTATAGGagattgttttttgtgtttttttttgctgtagATGTAAAGATTTTTGGGTTTTATATATGTTACATTTACATGTATTGTAAAAGTTTTACTTTA is part of the Ascaphus truei isolate aAscTru1 chromosome 9, aAscTru1.hap1, whole genome shotgun sequence genome and harbors:
- the MGAT2 gene encoding alpha-1,6-mannosyl-glycoprotein 2-beta-N-acetylglucosaminyltransferase codes for the protein MRCRIYKRKVIILTLVVAACCLVLWNSGRQKKNDYVQESEVEKSMGKGHVSPGIRKLSNESVAEKVQKPEVDNMTLVYRSVVFQLNFDQTIKNLETVANRPPDDVVVVVQVHNRPEYLRFLMDSLRNAKGIENVLLIFSHDYWSPEINQIIAGVDFCQVLQIFFPFSIQLYPNEFPGNDPKDCPRDIEKKDAVKLGCINAEYPDSFGHYREAKFSQTKHHWWWKLHFVWERIKVLKDHKGLVLLIEEDHYLAPDFYYILKKMWNKKNEECADCDVLTLGTYTRPLAFSEKADKVEVKTWKSTEHNMGMAMNRDAYQKLIQCTDAFCSYDDYNWDWTLQSLTVTCLPKFWKVMVPEVARIYHTGSCGMHHKKSCKPNTESAKIEALFASNQQYMFPESFVISTRYSMNAISPHVKNGGWGDIRDHELCKSYRRLQ